A genomic region of Elephas maximus indicus isolate mEleMax1 chromosome 10, mEleMax1 primary haplotype, whole genome shotgun sequence contains the following coding sequences:
- the MARK3 gene encoding MAP/microtubule affinity-regulating kinase 3 isoform X8, whose amino-acid sequence MEYASGGEVFDYLVAHGRMKEKEARAKFRQIVSAVQYCHQKHIVHRDLKAENLLLDADMNIKIADFGFSNEFTVGSKLDTFCGSPPYAAPELFQGKKYDGPEVDVWSLGVILYTLVSGSLPFDGQNLKELRERVLRGKYRIPFYMSTDCENLLKRFLVLNPIKRGTLEQIMKDRWINAGHEEDELKPFVEPELDISDQKRIDIMVGMGYSQEEIQESLSKMKYDEITATYLLLGRKSSELDASDSSSSSNLSLAKVRPSSDLNNSTGQSPHHKVQRSVSSSQKQRRYSDHAGPAIPSVVAYPKRSQTSTADSDLKEDGIPSRKPSSSAVGGRGIAPASPMLGNASNPNKADIPERKKSSTVPSSTTASGGMTRRNTYVCSERTTADRHSVIQNGRENSAIPDQSTPVASTHSVSSAATPDRIRFPRGTASRSTFHGQPRERRTATYNGPPASPSLSHEATPLSQTRSRGSTNLFSKLTSKLTRRNMSFRFIKRLPTEHERSGRYEGSSRNVSAEQKDENKEAKPRSLRFTWSMKTTSSMDPSDMMREIRKVLDANNCDYEQRERFLLFCVHGDGRAESLVQWEMEVCKLPRLSLNGVRFKRIAGTSIAFKNIASKIANELKL is encoded by the exons ATTGTGTCAGCGGTGCAGTACTGCCACCAGAAGCACATCGTTCACAGAGACCTCAAG GCTGAAAATCTATTGTTAGATGCTGATATGAACATTAAAATAGCAGACTTTGGTTTTAGCAATGAATTTACTGTTGGCAGTAAACTGGACACGTTTTGTGGCAGTCCTCCATACGCGGCCCCAGAGCTCTTCCAGGGCAAGAAATACGATGGGCCCGAGGTGGACGTGTGGAGCCTGGGCGTCATTCTCTACACGCTAGTCAGTGGGTCACTTCCTTTCGATGGACAAAACCTAAAG GAACTGAGAGAGAGAGTATTAAGAGGGAAATACAGAATTCCTTTCTACATGTCCACAGACTGTGAAAACCTTCTCAAACGTTTCCTGGTGCTAAATCCAATTAAACGAGGCACTCTAGAG CAAATCATGAAGGACAGGTGGATCAATGCAGGGCACGAGGAAGATGAACTGAAACCATTCGTGGAGCCCGAGTTAGACATCTCAGACCAGAAGAGAATAG ATATTATGGTGGGAATGGGATATTCACAAGAAGAAATTCAAGAATCTCTTAGTAAAATGAAATATGATGAAATCACAGCTACATATTTGTTGTTGGGGAGAAAATCTTCAGAG CTGGATGCTAGTGACTCCAGTTCTAGCAGCAATCTCTCACTTGCTAAGGTTAGGCCGAGCAGTGATCTCAACAACAGCACTGGCCAGTCCCCTCACCACAAGGTGCAGAGAAGTGTCTCCTCAAGCCAGAAGCAGAGGCGGTACAGTGATCATG CTGGACCAGCTATTCCTTCTGTTGTGGCGTATCCGAAAAGGAGTCAGACCAGCACCGCAGACAGTGACCTCAAAGAAGATGGAATTCCTTCCCGGAAACCGAGCAGCAGTGCTGTTGGAGGAAGGGGGATCGCGCCGGCCAGCCCCATGCTTGGGAATGCCAGTAATCCCAACAAGGCAGATATCCCTGAGCGAAAGAAGAGCTCCACAGTCCCTAGC agtacTACAGCATCTGGTGGAATGACGCGACGAAATACTTACGTTTGTAGTGAAAGAACCACTGCTGATAGGCACTCAGTCATTCAGAATGGCAGAGAAAACAG TGCCATTCCTGACCAGAGCACTCCAGTTGCTTCAACGCACAGTGTTAGCAGTGCAGCCACCCCTGACCGCATTCGCTTCCCCAGAGGGACTGCCAGTCGGAGCACTTTCCACGGCCAGCCCCGGGAGCGGCGGACGGCCACGTATAACGGTCCCCCTGCCTCACCCAGCCTGTCCCACGAAGCCACACCCTTGTCCCAGACTCGAAGCCGGGGCTCCACTAATCTTTTTAGTAAATTAACTTCAAAACTAACAAGGAG AAACATGTCATTCAGGTTTATCAAAAG GCTTCCGACTGAACATGAGAGGAGCGGGAGATATGAGGGCTCCAG TCGCAATGTATCTGCCGAGCAGAAGGATGAAAACAAAGAAGCCAAGCCCCGTTCCCTTCGGTTTACCTGGAGCATGAAAACCACTAGTTCCATGGACCCCAGTGACATGATGCGGGAGATCCGCAAAGTCCTGGATGCCAACAACTGTGACTACGAGCAGAGGGAGCGCTTCCTGCTCTTCTGTGTCCATGGCGACGGGCGCGCCGAGAGCCTGGTGCAGTGGGAGATGGAGGTGTGCAAGCTGCCCCGGCTCTCGCTCAACGGGGTCCGCTTCAAGCGGATAGCAGGGACCTCCATCGCGTTCAAAAACATCGCTTCCAAGATTGCCAACGAGCTAAAGCTGTAA
- the MARK3 gene encoding MAP/microtubule affinity-regulating kinase 3 isoform X7 has protein sequence MKILNHPNIVKLFEVIETEKTLYLIMEYASGGEVFDYLVAHGRMKEKEARAKFRQIVSAVQYCHQKHIVHRDLKAENLLLDADMNIKIADFGFSNEFTVGSKLDTFCGSPPYAAPELFQGKKYDGPEVDVWSLGVILYTLVSGSLPFDGQNLKELRERVLRGKYRIPFYMSTDCENLLKRFLVLNPIKRGTLEQIMKDRWINAGHEEDELKPFVEPELDISDQKRIDIMVGMGYSQEEIQESLSKMKYDEITATYLLLGRKSSELDASDSSSSSNLSLAKVRPSSDLNNSTGQSPHHKVQRSVSSSQKQRRYSDHAGPAIPSVVAYPKRSQTSTADSDLKEDGIPSRKPSSSAVGGRGIAPASPMLGNASNPNKADIPERKKSSTVPSSTTASGGMTRRNTYVCSERTTADRHSVIQNGRENSAIPDQSTPVASTHSVSSAATPDRIRFPRGTASRSTFHGQPRERRTATYNGPPASPSLSHEATPLSQTRSRGSTNLFSKLTSKLTRRNMSFRFIKRLPTEHERSGRYEGSSRNVSAEQKDENKEAKPRSLRFTWSMKTTSSMDPSDMMREIRKVLDANNCDYEQRERFLLFCVHGDGRAESLVQWEMEVCKLPRLSLNGVRFKRIAGTSIAFKNIASKIANELKL, from the exons ATTGTGTCAGCGGTGCAGTACTGCCACCAGAAGCACATCGTTCACAGAGACCTCAAG GCTGAAAATCTATTGTTAGATGCTGATATGAACATTAAAATAGCAGACTTTGGTTTTAGCAATGAATTTACTGTTGGCAGTAAACTGGACACGTTTTGTGGCAGTCCTCCATACGCGGCCCCAGAGCTCTTCCAGGGCAAGAAATACGATGGGCCCGAGGTGGACGTGTGGAGCCTGGGCGTCATTCTCTACACGCTAGTCAGTGGGTCACTTCCTTTCGATGGACAAAACCTAAAG GAACTGAGAGAGAGAGTATTAAGAGGGAAATACAGAATTCCTTTCTACATGTCCACAGACTGTGAAAACCTTCTCAAACGTTTCCTGGTGCTAAATCCAATTAAACGAGGCACTCTAGAG CAAATCATGAAGGACAGGTGGATCAATGCAGGGCACGAGGAAGATGAACTGAAACCATTCGTGGAGCCCGAGTTAGACATCTCAGACCAGAAGAGAATAG ATATTATGGTGGGAATGGGATATTCACAAGAAGAAATTCAAGAATCTCTTAGTAAAATGAAATATGATGAAATCACAGCTACATATTTGTTGTTGGGGAGAAAATCTTCAGAG CTGGATGCTAGTGACTCCAGTTCTAGCAGCAATCTCTCACTTGCTAAGGTTAGGCCGAGCAGTGATCTCAACAACAGCACTGGCCAGTCCCCTCACCACAAGGTGCAGAGAAGTGTCTCCTCAAGCCAGAAGCAGAGGCGGTACAGTGATCATG CTGGACCAGCTATTCCTTCTGTTGTGGCGTATCCGAAAAGGAGTCAGACCAGCACCGCAGACAGTGACCTCAAAGAAGATGGAATTCCTTCCCGGAAACCGAGCAGCAGTGCTGTTGGAGGAAGGGGGATCGCGCCGGCCAGCCCCATGCTTGGGAATGCCAGTAATCCCAACAAGGCAGATATCCCTGAGCGAAAGAAGAGCTCCACAGTCCCTAGC agtacTACAGCATCTGGTGGAATGACGCGACGAAATACTTACGTTTGTAGTGAAAGAACCACTGCTGATAGGCACTCAGTCATTCAGAATGGCAGAGAAAACAG TGCCATTCCTGACCAGAGCACTCCAGTTGCTTCAACGCACAGTGTTAGCAGTGCAGCCACCCCTGACCGCATTCGCTTCCCCAGAGGGACTGCCAGTCGGAGCACTTTCCACGGCCAGCCCCGGGAGCGGCGGACGGCCACGTATAACGGTCCCCCTGCCTCACCCAGCCTGTCCCACGAAGCCACACCCTTGTCCCAGACTCGAAGCCGGGGCTCCACTAATCTTTTTAGTAAATTAACTTCAAAACTAACAAGGAG AAACATGTCATTCAGGTTTATCAAAAG GCTTCCGACTGAACATGAGAGGAGCGGGAGATATGAGGGCTCCAG TCGCAATGTATCTGCCGAGCAGAAGGATGAAAACAAAGAAGCCAAGCCCCGTTCCCTTCGGTTTACCTGGAGCATGAAAACCACTAGTTCCATGGACCCCAGTGACATGATGCGGGAGATCCGCAAAGTCCTGGATGCCAACAACTGTGACTACGAGCAGAGGGAGCGCTTCCTGCTCTTCTGTGTCCATGGCGACGGGCGCGCCGAGAGCCTGGTGCAGTGGGAGATGGAGGTGTGCAAGCTGCCCCGGCTCTCGCTCAACGGGGTCCGCTTCAAGCGGATAGCAGGGACCTCCATCGCGTTCAAAAACATCGCTTCCAAGATTGCCAACGAGCTAAAGCTGTAA